The sequence below is a genomic window from Polynucleobacter sp. MWH-UH19D.
ATGCTCTCGAATTGGTTCAATTGCAGAGCCATTGGGTGCGGTGATTTGATGGGCGATGATATCGGTATCAATAATTCCTGCACCTAATTTAGCCAGTAAATCGCTAACAGCCGTTTTCCCAGATCCAATGCCGCCAGTAAGACCAATTAGGGGAATAACTCCCTTGAGCGCACTTAAGTTGGGCTGCTCAGTAAGAGGGCTTGTAGATGTTGTGGCCATAAGAGTTCAATAATGCCAGCAAAAACAAGAAAAGGGCCAAACGGAAAGGCGGACCTTAGGGCTTGTCTTTGGTAGCGTAGCCAAAGTGATCCTCCAATAAGGCCACTGATACAGGCGATCAGAAGAATGTTGGGTAAGGCGCCAATTCCAAGCCATGCACCGAGTGCCGATAGTAGTTTTGCATCCCCCAAGCCAATGCCATGTTGTTTCTTGCATAAGAAATACAGTTTATCTAGCGCCCACAGGACTGCAAAGCCAGTGAGTGCGCCCAAAAGGCTTGCCACAGGACTGGTTAATCCCGTGTGTGGTGGTGAGCCTATGACATTGAAAACGATGCCAATAGCCATCATCGGAATCGTGATGGTATTTGGCAATTGAAAAGAACGTAAATCAATATAGGCCAACAACAGGAGTGTAATGATGAGTGCAATCTTGACTATCACTAAGTAGGTCAATTCATCCATTAAACAATTTGCCCCAAATGAAATATTGGTAGGTATAAAACGATAACAAGACCGCCAATAATGATTCCAATTAAGATGATTAGCAAGGGTTCTAAGGTCTGACCTAGATTGTTTAATTGTTTGCTTAACAGGTCACTGAGTGTATTGGCACGTTTGCTAAGCATGTTAGCTAGCAGGCCACTCTCACTAGAAATATGCAACAGTTGCAGGGTTTCGAAATCAAAGAAACGATTTTGCGGATCTGCTTTTTGCAAGGCTTCCCCAAATGGCCAGCCCCGAGTGATGTGCTTGAAAATCTCGGCGCTAAGGTCGTGACTGGTCCAATGATTCGAAGACTCGGCGGTAACTCTTAGTGCATCTGGAAGAGGTAAACCAGATTCCAGTAAATGACCCAAGGTGCGACACCAGTATTGCAGTGCTGCAATACGGAGTAGCTTTCCTAATAATGGAGCCCGAAGTAACCATAGATCACATTTCTTTTGGAGCTGAGGGTATTTATTCCAGCCGATGAGAAAAGCAAGCACACAAGCAAGAAAGCAAATACTCATTACAAGAAAGTGACTGTGAATAATGGTGGATATCTGAATTAGGACCCTAGTAGGCATAGGAAGGTCGGCCTGAAAATTTTCAAAGACCTCTTTAAAAACAGGGATGACCCAGAGCATCATGACAATGAGTAATAAAAAACAAGATGTCAATGTGGTGATTGGATAAGTGAGCGCTTGTCTAATTTTTTGCTTGAGTTGAATTTGGGACTCTAGTTGTTGATTAATGATTTTGAGAGCTAGTTGCATATCGCCTGTCCTTTCGCTAACGCGAATAAGGTTGATCAGCTCTACAGAGAACAGGTTTCTTTGACTTGCTAGACTTTGAGAAAAGCTATTGCCTTTCTTGAGTTGTATTTGAATTTCTTGAAGCCATAGCTGTGAGTCTGTATCAGCGCTCGACTGAATAAGTTGCACGGCATTTAGAAGAGGTAAACCAGCATTCAGTAGAGTTAATAGCTGTTCTGAAAATGCCAACTGAGATTGAGCACTTAGCGCCACGAGTAAACTTCCGCGTTCAATGAGGCTTGGTCTATTAATCCTGAGTTGATGTAGTGCTGTCCAGCTTCGATCATGCTGACATATGTCAAAGAAGCATCTAAAACTTGCTCAACGCTTAACACTTCATGAATACCAATGCGACCAGAATACCCTCTTCCATGACAGGCTGTACACAGCTCAAGATTTTGATTGGAATGCTGGTTGAGTAATGAATCTTTGCAAGATACACAGCACGTTCTGACAAGACGCTGTGAGCTAACGCATAACAAGCAAGACTCAAGCAGCTCTTGCTCAATACCTAAGCTGTGCAATCTTGGTAAGACGCTTCTTGCATCGCGTGTATGCAAAGTACTGAGAACCAGATGTCCAGTTTGCGCTGCTTGAATTGCTAAATTTGCAGTGGCACTATCTCTAATTTCACCAATCATGATGATATCGGGATCTTGACGTAACAGGGCTTTGATAATGGTTGAGAACACAAGACCTGCGCGTGGGTGGTAGGCCACTTGATTGACGCCTGGTAAGCGAATCTCAATAGGGTCTTCAATGCTACACAGATTGCGGTGCGTCTGGTTTAGTTGATTCAGGCAGCTATAGAGGGTGCGGGTTTTGCCGCTACCAGTAGGGCCCGTTACGAGAATCAATCCATTTGCCTGGGCAATCGCAGTTTGTAATAAATGTAACTGCTCAGGTAATAAACCGATTTTATTAAGGTCAAGTTCTTCAATTTGACTATGTAAGATACGAATAACAGCTTTCTCACCATAAAGTGTTGGCAGTAAAGAGACGCGGCAATCAATTTGGGGATTTGAAAAATCCAAGCCAATACATAGTCGCCCATCTTGTGGGATGCGTTTCTCCGCAATATCTAGGCGCGCTAGTATCTTGATGCGGGTAATCAGTCGTTCATGAAATTCGATTGGGTATTCATATTGCGTTTGCAATAATCCATCGACTCGAATACGCACAAGACTACTTAGTGGGCGAGCCTCAATGTGGATATCACTTGCCTTGGCATGAAGCGCATTTTCTACGATCTCTTGCCAGGTGTGAATAATGAAAGATTCATCATGAATACCGATCAAACTAAATCTTGATCAAGATTGGGTCGGTAAAGTTTGACTGTTTTTACGCCTTGGTCGTCAAACTGAACAATTTCCATAACGATCCCACCAATTTTGATGCTGACATCATGATCTGGAATAGCCTCTAGCTTTTCGAGAATAAGACCATTTAAGGTGCGTGGACCTTCAAGTGGAAGGTTTAAATTTAATAATCGATTGAGGTCTCTTAGCGATGCTCCACCGCTTGCCAGATAGGTGCCATCTGCTAGCCAGTGAGGGTCTGTAGAGAGGTGTGAAAACGAGGTGGTGAATTCACCAATTAATTCTTCTACGATATCTTCAAAAGTCACTAAACCTAAAACCTCACCATACTCATTGACCACTAAACTAAGGCGTTGTTGGTTGTCTTGGAAAAATTGCATTTGCTGTAATACTGGCGTGCCACTCGGAATGAAATAGGGCTCGTTTAAAAGGGAGCGAAAGTCCTCGTGTTTCAAGACAGAGTCACCTAGTAATGACAGAGCTTTTTTAACAGAGAGGATGCCAACAATCCTCTCAGAATCGCCATCACAAACTGGTAATTTATTGTGATAGCAAGTTTCTAATTGCTGAACCACCTCATCAATGGGTCTGGAAAGGTCAAGCACTTCAATTTTTGACCTTGGGGTCATTACATCATCAACAGTAATGTTCTCTAGATTAAATAAATTCAGCAAAATATTGCGGTGATGGTTTGACACAAAGCGGTTTGATTCCAGGACTAAGCTGCGCAATTCTTCTTTACTCATTGTTCTACTATCAGAGGACGATTGCAGGCCTGAGACTTTCATTAATCCAGATACAAAACTATTGATTAGCCATAAGAGTGGGGTAAAGATAAATGTGAGTGGCAGAATTAGCCAGCCGACATTGGAAGCAATCTTTTCTGGAAAAGCAGCCCCAATCACTTTTGGTGTGATCTCGCTGAACACAATGATGAGTAAAGCAACCACAAGGGTCGCAATTGATAGAACAAGCCCGCTCTCACCAAATAGATGTAAAGCAATGCCAGTGACAAGAATGGGAAGAATGGTATTGATCAAATTATTCGAGATCAGTAATACCGAGAGCAAGGAATCAATTCGTTTAAGGAGTTTTTCGGCTAGGGCTGCTCCTGAATTTCCGCCATTGGCCATCGCTCGCAGTCGATGGCGATTGGAGGAAAGCATGCTAGTTTCGGCCATTGAGAAAAAGCCAGAAAGCGCAAGTAAAAACAAGACTAAAGCAGCCTGACTATAGAGTGGCCAAGCGTCAAAAAAGTTATCCATCTGTTTGCCTATGTAAATACAGGATGATTCAATATAGCAAAGTGAGGTGTCGCAGGCTATAGATCAAACTTGGTGAATTGCCTTCCTCTTTGCTGAAATTGTGTGAGAATCTTTCTGATGCCCCAGACAAAAGACTCCTTAATTGCAAAAAGCGCAAATTATTGCGTGATTGAGGCACCTTTTGGTCGATTGGGTATTGCAACTGAATTGGTGGACGGCAGCCTGATGTTGTCAAAAATTGACTATCTTCCGGTCACTAAGCCTTTGTTATCACCTCAGAATGCATTGGCTAAAGAGGTGGCTAAACAGTGCAAGGCGTATTTTAAAGACCCAAATTATCAATTTGATTTGCCAATGAAGCGATCTGGAACGGCACATCAACAAAAAGTTTGGCAAAGTATTCGGAAGATTCCGCCTGGAGAAGCCAGAACCTATGGTGAGATTGCAGGTGCAATTAAGAGTGGACCGCGTGCAGTAGGGACTGCGTGTGGTGCAAATCCTTTTCCATTAATCACACCCTGTCATCGAGTAGTTTCAGCCCAAGGTATCGGCGGCTTTATGAAAGAAAATACCCCCGGTCTTTATCGACAAATTAAAACTTGGCTACTCAAGCACGAGGGAGTGCTTTAAGCTCTGGCAAATTTTCTCAGAACTTTCGATGAGTAGTAGAAAAAACTTTTCATCAAGAGATCGCTATGAACAGCAAGACCAGTAAAAGTGTAAAAAGTCATTACCGTTCTTCTAGATAATTTCACTTCACTCTGATGATTAAATTTGGTGCGCTTAGCAATTTTGCTCAGTGTCATGACCGCTAGGCCAAAGGCTAGAAAACAGAAGCGGCGTATTCCGCTATCTTGTTTTGGAATCAGCAGAATGTATTGCATTGAATCTTGTAGTTTTTCATAAGCAATACGCAAGAGATCTGACTGGCTTATATCGGCAGGCTTCCAAGAAACTCCTCGAGCCTGATCCTCTGGAGAGTCTTTAAGGATGTTGGTCATTTGTAGTGCTTGACCAAAAGCAATTGCCAATCCTTCTCTAGCTTGAAGGCTTTTGGCAAATGCGGCGGAGTGATTGCTAAAAATCGTTGTTAAGAGTTCCCCGACGACCCCGGCAACAACATAACAATATTTTTCAAATTCTTTGAGGTCATTAAGTCCGGCTTGTGTTTGCTTGCCATGAAAATAAGACATCCCCTCTGACATAATGGCGACGCATTTACTGACTGCCACTTGATCTTCTTGAGAGCAGGTATGCAAAATTCTGAGAACAGTTGGGGTGTGGGCGATGAGATCGAGTTCATCGAGATTGCCATAATCTCGTAGTGCTAAGAGGCAGGCGTTGACGAAATCCTGTGTGGGTAAACGCTCTTGCACGCAATCTATAAATAATTTGGAGAGCTCTTGTTTCTTACTGACGCTTAAATTGGCTGCGTCTTCAATGGTATCGACAATGCGGCAAAGTAAGTAAGTGTTACCTACTACTTTTTCAATTGGTTCTGGAAGAAGGGGGATGGTGAGCGCGAAGGTTCTGGATACCGACCGCAAAATGGTCTTTTGGTATGCCAGATCTTCGGCTTGGGTGTTGGTAAGGCTTGATGTAGGCGATTGCACCCACCAATTATGTCAGACACGGCGCCAATAAATTATGGCTGCAATTCCTTACTGACAAAAGTGACATAGCCATATAATTCCATCAAATTCTTGAGGAGAAATCTGACGTGCTAATTTGGTTCGTCATCATCTACTGGGTGGTTTCTGTGGGCATCGGCTTATGGGCGGCTTTGCGCGTTAAAAACACTGCTGATTTTGCTGCAGCAGGACACAGCCTCCCAATGCCAATAGTGACGGCTACAGTTTTCGCAACCTGGTTTGGATCCGAGACAGTTTTGGGGATACCAGCAACCTTTTTAAAAGAGGGGTTGGGTGGCGTAGTTTCTGATCCCTTTGGATCTTCTCTTTGTTTAATTTTGGTTGGCCTATTTTTTGCTCGGCATCTGTACAACAGACGAATGCTAACGATTGGTGATTTCTTTCGAGAAAAGTATGGTCGTACTGTTGAAGTTCTGGTGACGCTTTGTATTGTTGTCTCATATTTGGGTTGGGTAGCCGCTCAGATCAAAGCCCTTGGTTTGGTTTTTAGTGTGGTTTCTGAGGGCAGTATTTCTCAAGCGGGTGGCATGATGATTGGCGCCGCCAGCGTTTTAATCTATACCTTGTTTGGTGGTATGTGGTCGGTAGCTATTACTGACTTTATTCAGATGATCATCATTGTGATTGGCATGTTGTATATCGGCGGTGAGATGACAGTCCAAACTGGTGGAATCAGTTCTGTAATTGAGCATGCTGCGGCAGCTGGGCAATTCAGCAATTTTTGGCCGGATATGAATTTGGCATCAATTCTGGGATTTGTCGCTGCGCTTTGCACCATGATGTTAGGCTCTATTCCTCAGCAGGATGTATTCCAAAGAATTACCTCAAGTAAAAATGTGAATATCGCAGTCAATGCGGCAATTTTAGGTGGCGTGCTCTATTTTATTTTTGCTTTTGTGCCGATGTACTTGGCGTATTCAGCAACCTTGATTAGTCCGGACTTGGTGAAGCAGTATCTCACTACTGACCCCCAAATGATTTTGCCGAAACTAATTTTGAATCATGCTCCCCTTATCGCGCAGGTGATGTTCTTTGGCGCTTTACTTTCTGCGATTAAGAGCTGTGCTAGTGCCACACTTTTAGCCCCATCTGTTACTTTTGCTGAAAATATTGTTCGAGGCTTTTTTAAGCATCTATCTGATCATGCGCTACTAAAAATTATGAGAATCACAGTGCTGTGCTTTGCCTTGGTCGTGACATTCTTTGCAGTAAATTCTGAGCTCTCTATTTTCAAAATGGTGGAAAGTGCCTACAAGGTGACCTTAGTGGCCGCATTTGTACCCTTAGCATTTGGGGTTTATTGGTCCAAAGCCAATTCTTTGGGGGGATTGCTAGCGGTAGTTGGTGGGTTGACCATTTGGATTAGCTGCGAAATTTTGGCGCCCAATGCAATCATGCCCCCTCAGTTAGCTGGATTATTGGCTAGTATTGCTGGCATGATTTTGGGCAGTTTGGTTCCAAAAGACGAGCTTAAAGCGGTTTAAAGCAATAAATTTGCAATAGCTGCTTAAAAAATAAGCAATTAAATTTGTTGCACCGCAAAACATTCACATTAAAATATCTTTAATTCAAAATTTTTATTCTTGTGGAGTTCCTATGAAAATTTGTGTGATCGGGGGAGGTGGCGCCATTGGCGGCTATCTGGCTGTCATGTTGGCCCGAGCGGGCAATGATGTGACAGTGGTTGCGCGTGGCGCAACACTTGCGGCAATTAAAGAGCGTGGTTTGGCGTTGATTATGGATGATCAGCCAGAGCCTTTGGTGGCCCAAGTAAAGGCAGTAGAAAAAATTCGGGATGCCGAGACTCCTGACGTTGTTATTTTGGCGGTCAAGGCGCATCAGGTAGAGCCAATCATTGATGATTTGGCTGCCATCATGGGCCCAGAAACCATCTTGATTCCAATGCAAAATGGAATTCCGTGGTGGTATTTCCAAAAGCTCGGTGGTGAGTATCAAGATCATTCGGTTGAAACGGTCGATGCTGGTGGACTTGCTAAAAAGGCAATTAATCCGAACAACATTATTGGTTGCGTTGTTTATCCGGCTACTTTTACACAAGCTCCAGGTGTGATTCGTCACGTGGAAGGTAATCGCTTCCCATTGGGCGAGCTGGATGGCAAGACAACGGATCGCATTCAGAAGATGTCTGAAATGATGACTGCCGCAGGGTTTAAATCGCCAATTTTGGACGACATTCGTTCTGAGATTTGGTTAAAACTCTGGGGAAATATGACCTTCAATCCAATCAGCTCGCTGACACACGGAACGCTTGAAGGCATCTGTCAATATCCATTGACTAAAGAGTTGGCGCGCAACATGATGGCCGAAGCACAAACGATCGCCGAAAAGTTGGGGGTTACTTTCCGTGTTGATATTGAGCGCCGTATTGCTGGTGCCGAAAAGGTTGGCAGACACAAAACATCCATGTTGCAAGATCTAGAGGCTGGTCGTAGTTTGGAGATTGATGCGCTCTTAGGATCGGTTATTGAATTAGGTCGCATTACTCAGACTCCAACGCCTTGTCTGAATACTGTTTTTGCTTTGACCAAATATTTGGATGAAAACGTACAGGCCTCTAAAGGTAGTTTGGCCTTGCCTTCAGTATCTGGTTACTAAAAATTATTTGATGTAATTTAAGTAATTTTTTTGTGCGGCAAACAAAAAGCCCTTGCTAAAACGCAAGGGCTTTTGCATTGTTGATGTAGATGCGTGTTTATTCGAAACGATTATCGAGTCTACCGACGCCATCAATAATGATGCTGACATTGCTACCAGGTTTCATAGATCCGACGCCTACAGAGGTGCCACAAGCAATGATGTCGCCAGCTTCAAGTGGAACATCTTGTGAAATCAGGCTAATCAATTTAGCGGGCGGGAAGATCATGTCTGCAACTGGATAATTTTGACGTTCTTGATCGTTCAAAATAGTCTTGATGGTGAGCTTGCTGGGGTCAACATCCGTAGTGATGTAAGGGCCAAATACACCAAAGGTATTAAAGCTCTTTGAACGAGTCCATTGAGCATAACCAGGATCGCGATTCAGAATTTCAATTGCAGTGACATCGTTGATGCAGGTGTACCCGAAAATCGCTTTTGCAGCTTCAGATTCATCTACTTCATGAATGCGTTTACCAATCACAATTCCTAATTCACCTTCGTAAACCACTTTTCCTGAATAAGATTTTGGTGTGCGAATCACTTGATTGGCTGCCAAGAATGAATTATTGCCTTTTAAGAAATACAAAGGTTCAGCAGGCACTGCATGCTCTAGCTTGGTAACAAGCGCATGAAAGTTATCGACCATCGCCACCATCTTCGAGGGGGTGCAAGGAATATCGATGGTGACATTTGCTAACGGGAGTGTTTCACCAGTAGCTTGTGGATTGTTGAACAAATCTCCAGAGTACACAGCGATTTGGTCGCCCTGAACTCTCCCTAATCCACTTTTGCCTTGATGCTGAAATCTGAGCCATTGAGCCATAATGTTTTCCTATAAGTTAAATATTTAATAGGCGATATCTTACAGGGTGGGCTGATGACTAAAGTCTCTGAACTAGTTTTTGCACCAGAATGGGATCAACCAGTTCGCTATATTGAACGTACTCGTAACTATTACTTGGGCTTGGGTTATGGCAATCCATATGTGTGGGCACATTACACGGAAGTTCCATTTAGCCCACTTAAGAAACCATTAAATCAATCGGTTCTGGCGTTAATTACGACTGCAGTTCCTTATGACGCAGAAAAAGGCGATCAAGGGCCTGGCGCATCCTATAACGCTGCCGCA
It includes:
- a CDS encoding A24 family peptidase, with protein sequence MDELTYLVIVKIALIITLLLLAYIDLRSFQLPNTITIPMMAIGIVFNVIGSPPHTGLTSPVASLLGALTGFAVLWALDKLYFLCKKQHGIGLGDAKLLSALGAWLGIGALPNILLIACISGLIGGSLWLRYQRQALRSAFPFGPFLVFAGIIELLWPQHLQALLLSSPT
- a CDS encoding type II secretion system F family protein, yielding MALSAQSQLAFSEQLLTLLNAGLPLLNAVQLIQSSADTDSQLWLQEIQIQLKKGNSFSQSLASQRNLFSVELINLIRVSERTGDMQLALKIINQQLESQIQLKQKIRQALTYPITTLTSCFLLLIVMMLWVIPVFKEVFENFQADLPMPTRVLIQISTIIHSHFLVMSICFLACVLAFLIGWNKYPQLQKKCDLWLLRAPLLGKLLRIAALQYWCRTLGHLLESGLPLPDALRVTAESSNHWTSHDLSAEIFKHITRGWPFGEALQKADPQNRFFDFETLQLLHISSESGLLANMLSKRANTLSDLLSKQLNNLGQTLEPLLIILIGIIIGGLVIVLYLPIFHLGQIV
- a CDS encoding GspE/PulE family protein; this translates as MIGIHDESFIIHTWQEIVENALHAKASDIHIEARPLSSLVRIRVDGLLQTQYEYPIEFHERLITRIKILARLDIAEKRIPQDGRLCIGLDFSNPQIDCRVSLLPTLYGEKAVIRILHSQIEELDLNKIGLLPEQLHLLQTAIAQANGLILVTGPTGSGKTRTLYSCLNQLNQTHRNLCSIEDPIEIRLPGVNQVAYHPRAGLVFSTIIKALLRQDPDIIMIGEIRDSATANLAIQAAQTGHLVLSTLHTRDARSVLPRLHSLGIEQELLESCLLCVSSQRLVRTCCVSCKDSLLNQHSNQNLELCTACHGRGYSGRIGIHEVLSVEQVLDASLTYVSMIEAGQHYINSGLIDQASLNAEVYSWR
- a CDS encoding CNNM domain-containing protein; translated protein: MDNFFDAWPLYSQAALVLFLLALSGFFSMAETSMLSSNRHRLRAMANGGNSGAALAEKLLKRIDSLLSVLLISNNLINTILPILVTGIALHLFGESGLVLSIATLVVALLIIVFSEITPKVIGAAFPEKIASNVGWLILPLTFIFTPLLWLINSFVSGLMKVSGLQSSSDSRTMSKEELRSLVLESNRFVSNHHRNILLNLFNLENITVDDVMTPRSKIEVLDLSRPIDEVVQQLETCYHNKLPVCDGDSERIVGILSVKKALSLLGDSVLKHEDFRSLLNEPYFIPSGTPVLQQMQFFQDNQQRLSLVVNEYGEVLGLVTFEDIVEELIGEFTTSFSHLSTDPHWLADGTYLASGGASLRDLNRLLNLNLPLEGPRTLNGLILEKLEAIPDHDVSIKIGGIVMEIVQFDDQGVKTVKLYRPNLDQDLV
- a CDS encoding methylated-DNA--[protein]-cysteine S-methyltransferase, whose protein sequence is MPQTKDSLIAKSANYCVIEAPFGRLGIATELVDGSLMLSKIDYLPVTKPLLSPQNALAKEVAKQCKAYFKDPNYQFDLPMKRSGTAHQQKVWQSIRKIPPGEARTYGEIAGAIKSGPRAVGTACGANPFPLITPCHRVVSAQGIGGFMKENTPGLYRQIKTWLLKHEGVL
- a CDS encoding phytoene/squalene synthase family protein; protein product: MQSPTSSLTNTQAEDLAYQKTILRSVSRTFALTIPLLPEPIEKVVGNTYLLCRIVDTIEDAANLSVSKKQELSKLFIDCVQERLPTQDFVNACLLALRDYGNLDELDLIAHTPTVLRILHTCSQEDQVAVSKCVAIMSEGMSYFHGKQTQAGLNDLKEFEKYCYVVAGVVGELLTTIFSNHSAAFAKSLQAREGLAIAFGQALQMTNILKDSPEDQARGVSWKPADISQSDLLRIAYEKLQDSMQYILLIPKQDSGIRRFCFLAFGLAVMTLSKIAKRTKFNHQSEVKLSRRTVMTFYTFTGLAVHSDLLMKSFFYYSSKVLRKFARA
- a CDS encoding sodium:solute symporter family protein, translating into MLIWFVIIYWVVSVGIGLWAALRVKNTADFAAAGHSLPMPIVTATVFATWFGSETVLGIPATFLKEGLGGVVSDPFGSSLCLILVGLFFARHLYNRRMLTIGDFFREKYGRTVEVLVTLCIVVSYLGWVAAQIKALGLVFSVVSEGSISQAGGMMIGAASVLIYTLFGGMWSVAITDFIQMIIIVIGMLYIGGEMTVQTGGISSVIEHAAAAGQFSNFWPDMNLASILGFVAALCTMMLGSIPQQDVFQRITSSKNVNIAVNAAILGGVLYFIFAFVPMYLAYSATLISPDLVKQYLTTDPQMILPKLILNHAPLIAQVMFFGALLSAIKSCASATLLAPSVTFAENIVRGFFKHLSDHALLKIMRITVLCFALVVTFFAVNSELSIFKMVESAYKVTLVAAFVPLAFGVYWSKANSLGGLLAVVGGLTIWISCEILAPNAIMPPQLAGLLASIAGMILGSLVPKDELKAV
- a CDS encoding 2-dehydropantoate 2-reductase, whose translation is MKICVIGGGGAIGGYLAVMLARAGNDVTVVARGATLAAIKERGLALIMDDQPEPLVAQVKAVEKIRDAETPDVVILAVKAHQVEPIIDDLAAIMGPETILIPMQNGIPWWYFQKLGGEYQDHSVETVDAGGLAKKAINPNNIIGCVVYPATFTQAPGVIRHVEGNRFPLGELDGKTTDRIQKMSEMMTAAGFKSPILDDIRSEIWLKLWGNMTFNPISSLTHGTLEGICQYPLTKELARNMMAEAQTIAEKLGVTFRVDIERRIAGAEKVGRHKTSMLQDLEAGRSLEIDALLGSVIELGRITQTPTPCLNTVFALTKYLDENVQASKGSLALPSVSGY
- a CDS encoding fumarylacetoacetate hydrolase family protein translates to MAQWLRFQHQGKSGLGRVQGDQIAVYSGDLFNNPQATGETLPLANVTIDIPCTPSKMVAMVDNFHALVTKLEHAVPAEPLYFLKGNNSFLAANQVIRTPKSYSGKVVYEGELGIVIGKRIHEVDESEAAKAIFGYTCINDVTAIEILNRDPGYAQWTRSKSFNTFGVFGPYITTDVDPSKLTIKTILNDQERQNYPVADMIFPPAKLISLISQDVPLEAGDIIACGTSVGVGSMKPGSNVSIIIDGVGRLDNRFE